The Daucus carota subsp. sativus chromosome 2, DH1 v3.0, whole genome shotgun sequence genome includes a window with the following:
- the LOC108208946 gene encoding 3-hydroxyacyl-[acyl-carrier-protein] dehydratase, mitochondrial, translated as MNRKILSGTMSLCSRFTSSSAPPHLLRVGDKLRETRVFSDKDVAEYSRVSGDSNPLHFDSESAKAAGFQDRLVHGLLVASLFPTIISSQFPRAIYVSQNIHFRLPVYVGEEIVGDVTAISIREVKNRFITKFSTKCFKDNGELLVIDGEATAVLPTLSYSTS; from the exons ATGAATCGCAAGATTTTGAGTGGCACCATGTCTTTATGTTCGAGATTTACTTCATCTTCAGCCCCTCCTCATCTACTAAGAGTCGGAGACAAATTAAGGGAAACAAGGGTTTTTTCAGATAAAGATGTTGCTGAATATTCTAGAGTGAGTGGTGATTCAAATCCTCTGCATTTTGATTCTGAGTCTGCAAAAGCTGCTGGCTTTCAAGATAGGCTTGTTCATGGCTTGCTTGTTGCTTCTTTGTTTCCCACTATCATCTCTTCTCAATTT CCTCGGGCTATTTATGTTTCTCAAAACATTCACTTCAGGTTACCTGTATATGTTGGAGAAGAGATTGTTGGTGACGTAACTGCAATTAGCATAAGAGAGGTCAAAAATAGATTCAT CACAAAGTTTTCAACCAAGTGCTTCAAAGATAATGGAGAACTTCTTGTTATTGATGGAGAGGCTACAGCAGTACTGCCTACTCTGAGCTACAGTACAAGTTGA
- the LOC135150529 gene encoding uncharacterized protein LOC135150529: MAFLNMEEFKSAVRLYGLEERRAVRFTCNEPHRCHVKCEDGCPFRIWARKQKDSDVVEIKTLVNEHQCTKPYKNRLASVRYLTEIYGDRIRKNPQWRVKEMIETIGNEMEIEVPWIKIMRLRKAALDGVEDQLKLHYSRVRDFGYEVLKNNPHNTVKIIGTRLNEGDVNRFKRIYICYGALKSGWKAGCRPILGLDGCFLKTVCGGQLLSAVGRDGNNCMYPVCIAVVESENTDSWRWFIKLMLDDLDLGDGNGLTLISDQQKGLENAVKELLPRSEHRFCTRHIYSNLRKKFPSSIIKRAFWNAACATHPSAHKNFMKQIENNSKLAFAHLNRFDVKSWSKAFISSLPKADNIENNMSECFNAWIMPERYMPLLDMLQEIHFKLLKRVTEKRDEMMTKELQLCPKIKKILDERITQSRKWRAVWDGATRYQVKYNTRFVTVDLEQRSCDCRVFDLSGIPCAHALAAIFDRRHKPIDYVSDYFKRDKYLNSYAFPLQALKGIDFWDYHEEVEVLLPPENPKKLRGRPKRPRRREEWEGGTQGKKDSTVEQVQRWSGKRVHHCSNCRKTGHRRPSCPQLTTESQGAPTPQGHGQNPPANQTSNEGQGCSTETHVFKRTRLGLGRPKLPIRRNISSQASICNQVPDAGKFQTKQDSQAQPSTNTRVEDDFSTSEEEVLEEPRRSSRIRKVLWRKACQNPANSTPDDPINLAD; encoded by the exons ATGGCTTTTCTGAACATGGAGGAGTTTAAGAGTGCTGTGAGATTGTATGGATTGGAAGAGAGGAGAGCTGTGAGGTTCACCTGCAATGAACCACATAGGTGTCATGTCAAGTGTGAGGATGGGTGTCCTTTCAGGATTTGGGCAAGGAAGCAGAAAGACAGTGATGTTGTTGAGATAAAAACACTAGTCAATGAGCATCAGTGCACAAAACCATACAAAAATAGGCTTGCAAGTGTGAGATATTTGACTGAGATATATGGTGACAGGATTAGAAAAAATCCACAGTGGAGAGTGAAGGAAATGATTGAAACCATAGGGAATGAAATGGAAATTGAAGTGCCTTGGATTAAAATCATGAGACTGAGAAAAGCTGCACTAGATGGTGTTGAGGACCAACTGAAGCTGCATTACTCTAGAGTTAGAGATTTTGGTTATGAAGTGCTGAAGAACAATCCACACAACACTGTCAAGATAATAGGTACAAGGCTGAATGAAGGTGATGTCAACAGATTTAAAAGAATCTACATTTGTTATGGGGCATTGAAGAGTGGGTGGAAGGCTGGGTGCAGACCAATTCTAGGACTAGATGGATGTTTTCTGAAAACTGTTTGTGGGGGTCAATTGTTAAGTGCAGTTGGTAGAGATGGGAATAATTGCATGTACCCAGTTTGCATTGCTGTGGTGGAGAGTGAAAACACTGACTCCTGGAGGTGGTTTATAAAATTGATGTTGGATGACTTGGACCTAGGGGATGGCAATGGATTGACTCTGATTAGTGATCAACAAAAG GGACTTGAAAATGCTGTCAAGGAGTTATTGCCCAGATCTGAACATAGATTTTGTACAAGACATATATATAGCAATCTGAGGAAAAA ATTTCCATCAAGTATTATTAAAAGAGCTTTTTGGAATGCTGCTTGTGCAACACACCCCTCTGCACATAAGAACTTCATGAAGCAGATTGAAAATAATTCAAAGCTTGCATTTGCACACTTAAATAGATTTGATGTCAAATCTTGGTCAAAAGCATTTATATCTTCACTTCCAAAGGCTGATAATATTGAGAATAATATGTCAGAGTGCTTTAATGCTTGGATAATGCCTGAAAG GTACATGCCACTTCTTGACATGCTTCAAGAAATTCACTTCAAGTTACTTAAAAGGGTCACTGAGAAGAGAGATGAAATGATGACCAAAGAGTTGCAGCTTTGTCCcaaaattaagaaaattcttgatgaaaGGATCACACAGTCAAGGAAGTGGAGAGCTGTTTGGGATGGTGCTACAAGGTATCAAGTCAAATACAACACCAGATTTGTAACAGTTGACTTGGAGCAAAGATCTTGTGACTGCAGAGTTTTTGATTTATCTGGGATTCCATGTGCCCATGCCCTAGCTGCTATATTTGACAGAAGGCACAAGCCAATTGACTATGTCTCAGATTacttcaaaagggacaagtactTGAACAGCTATGCATTCCCTCTTCAAGCACTTAAGGGGATTGATTTTTGGGATTATCATGAAGAGGTTGAAGTCTTGCTCCCACCTGAGAATCCTAAGAAGCTAAGGGGAAGGCCAAAAAGACCGAGAAGGAGGGAAGAATGGGAGGGTGGCACTCAAGGAAAGAAAGACAGCACAGTTGAGCAAGTTCAAAGGTGGAGTGGGAAGAGGGTACATCACTGCAGCAATTGTAGAAAAACAGGACATAGAAGGCCTAGTTGCCCTCAACTCACCACTGAAAGCCAGGGTG CTCCAACTCCTCAAGGTCATGGTCAAAATCCTCCTGCAAATCAAACTAGTAATGAGGGCCAAGGTTGCAGTACTGAAACTCATGTCTTCAAAAGAACAAGATTGGGTTTGGGAAGGCCTAAGTTGCCTATTAGAAGAAACATTAGTTCACAGGCTTCCATCTGCAATCAAGTTCCAGATGCAGGAAAGTTCCAGACCAAGCAAGATTCCCAAGCACAGCCTTCAACAAACACTAGAGTTGAAGATGATTTCTCAacttcagaagaagaagtactGGAAGAGCCTAGGAGGAGCAGCAGGATAAGGAAGGTTCTGTGGAGGAAAGCTTGTCAAAACCCTGCAAACTCTACTCCAGATGATCCAATCAATTTAGCAGATTAA
- the LOC135150530 gene encoding nonsense-mediated mRNA decay protein 2-like, with protein sequence MTITVEINHHGSFHNDARNPRYIGGYVDVIKEFDADTLSFRDLGEFAEKFNYNPESLAHFKRDGKNMSSGMRLLYDDESIRDCIEVSKPYGKIELYIDHWLDEGENVDNDRGKDFVEEDDGDDVNGDGDDGEGGEYDDSEDEDYQYKGTESEESESDGSFVGESDEELQKNKKNCRDFREDLRKAMATPADAEFEEDEVCGLF encoded by the coding sequence ATGACGATTACTGTCGAGATCAACCACCATGGTTCTTTCCACAATGATGCTAGAAACCCTCGCTATATAGGAGGTTATGTTGATGTTATTAAGGAGTTTGATGCAGACACACTGTCGTTTAGGGATTTAGGAGAGTTTGCTGAGAAGTTTAATTATAATCCCGAGTCTTTAGCTCATTTTAAGCGTGATGGGAAAAATATGTCCAGTGGAATGAGGCTATTATATGATGATGAATCAATAAGAGATTGTATAGAAGTATCTAAGCCATATGGGAAGATTGAATTGTATATTGATCATTGGCTAGATGAAGGTGAAAATGTAGATAATGACAGAGGTAAGGATTTTGTAGAGGAAGATGATGGAGATGATGTGAATGGGGATGGGGATGATGGGGAAGGGGGAGAGTATGATGATAGTGAAGATGAGGATTATCAGTACAAAGGTACAGAGAGTGAAGAAAGTGAGAGTGATGGGTCTTTTGTTGGTGAGAGTGATGAAGAGCTTCAGAAGAATAAGAAAAATTGTAGGGACTTTAGGGAAGATCTGAGGAAGGCAATGGCCACCCCTGCAGATGCAGAATTTGAGGAAGATGAGGTCTGTGGACTCTTCTAG
- the LOC108206501 gene encoding adenylate kinase isoenzyme 6 homolog, which yields MAAAAAAARSRPNILVTGTPGTGKTTFSTALSEATNFRHINIGDLVKEKNLHDGWDDKFDCYIINEDLVCDELENMMEEGGNIVDYHGCDFFPERWFDRVVVLQTENSVLFDRLSRRGYTGSKLSNNIECEIFQVLLEEARESYPEDIVVALKNDTVDEMNANIATLSDWISSWSPMLS from the exons ATGgcggcagcagcagcagcagcaagaaGCAGACCTAACATCCTCGTCACCGGAACTCCTGGTACCGGAAAGACCACTTTCTCGACGGCGCTGTCGGAAGCCACTAATTTCCGGCACATCAACATCGGAGACCTGGTCAAGGAGAAGAATCTTCATGATGGTTGGGACGATAAGTTCGATTGTTATATCATCAATGAAGACCTT GTTTGTGATGAGCTTGAGAATATGATGGAAGAGGGTGGAAACATTGTGGATTATCATGGCTGCGACTTCTTCCCCGAGCGTTGGTTTGATCGTGTTGTGGTACTTCAAACAGAAAACTCGGTGTTGTTTGACCGGTTGAGTAGGAG AGGGTACACGGGTTCGAAGCTCTCAAACAACATAGAGTGTGAAATTTTTCAAGTGCTATTAGAGGAAGCAAGAGAAAGTTACCCCGAGGATATTGTGGTTGCACTGAAGAATGACACTGTTGATGAGATGAACGCAAATATTGCAACTTTATCAGACTGGATTAGCAGCTGGAGCCCTATGCTCTCATGA